A region from the Ptychodera flava strain L36383 chromosome 10, AS_Pfla_20210202, whole genome shotgun sequence genome encodes:
- the LOC139142400 gene encoding betaine--homocysteine S-methyltransferase 1-like has product MAGKVKGLLERLNDGESVIVAEGFVYYFERLGYLQLGANVPVVLLEHPELVRNLYRDFVHSGSDVVLAFMYYATREKTRLIGKEDCLERMNRTALKMAREVADETGTLMAGNICNTNVYQPGNEERNNEIMNMFKEMIEWSVDEGADFILAETYAHFGEAMLALKAIKEYGKGLPAVITLAPFVVSTKNGQAITADMVPLTEACKKLEEAGADVVGLNCGRGPATMMPLMEEIRKTCKGHLAAVPVPYRTTEEEPTFFMMTDPQTGKRLFPTDNDVLSCSRDDIRDFGKQCKEVGIQYVGICCGNRPFQTRSLAESLGRSPPASLFSPDMTTHAVYGTDSKIKKDVADECMKLYHTLGEVQ; this is encoded by the exons ATGGCGGGAAAGGTGAAAG GATTGTTGGAGCGATTGAACGACGGTGAGTCTGTGATCGTCGCTGAAGGATTTGTATATTATTTTGAGAGGTTAGGATACCTACAACTCGGTGCAAACGTACCGGTTGTGTTGCTGGAACACCCGGAATTGGTAAGAAATCTCTACAGAGATTTCGTTCACAGCGGAAGTGACGTCGTGCTTGCCTTTATG TATTATGCAACACGTGAGAAAACCCGCCTTATCGGCAAGGAAGATTGCTTGGAAAGGATGAACCGGACAGCGTTAAAAATGGCTCGGGAGGTTGCCGATGAAACTGGTACACTGATGGCTGGCAATATTTGCAACACGAATGTCTATCAGCCAGGCAATGAGGAAAGAAACAACGAAATAATGAACATGTTCAAG GAAATGATCGAATGGTCCGTCGACGAGGGCGCTGATTTCATCCTCGCTGAAACCTACGCACACTTTGGCGAAGCCATGCTGGCTCTCAAAGCAATCAAGGAATATGGCAAGG GTCTACCTGCTGTCATAACCTTGGCGCCGTTCGTAGTGTCAACCAAAAACGGCCAGGCAATCACAGCTGATATGGTGCCTTTAACCGAGGCTTGTAAGAAGTTGGAAGAAGCTGGTGCTGATGTTGTGGGTTTGAATTGTGGTCGTGGACCTGCCACTATGATGCCCTTAATGGAAGAAATCAGGAAAACATGTAAA GGACACCTGGCTGCCGTACCAGTGCCTTACAGAACCACAGAAGAAGAGCCAACTTTTTTCATGATGACCGACCCTCAAACAG GAAAAAGACTGTTTCCAACAGACAACGATGTCTTATCGTGTTCTCGCGATGACATACGTGACTTTGGCAAGCAATGCAAAGAGGTCGGCATACAATACGTTGGAATATGTTGCGGCAATCGACCTTTCCAAACCCGAAGCCTGGCGGAGTCTCTTGGCCGATCGCCGCCCGCCAGTCTCTTCTCACCTGACATGACCACACACGCCGTCTACGGTACTGACTCCAAAATAAAGAAAGACGTAGCTGATGAATGTATGAAACTTTATCACACCCTCGGCGAAGTCCAGTAA